Sequence from the Ziziphus jujuba cultivar Dongzao chromosome 9, ASM3175591v1 genome:
AGGTCTTTTCACTGCATATTGGATAAGCATAATATCTCTTCACTGCATGATCAGACAAATTACCATAAGTTgggaaattatttattatctatagcaacactgcctttaAGGTGAATTTCTCTTTATAGTAAGCATTGAGGACTATAACACCTTCATTCCACAACTTCTGCAGGTCTTTAACTAATGGCTCCATGAATACATCAATAAGATTGTCAGATTGTAGAAGACTTAGCACCATAAATTTCCacttcatacacaaccaaggaggaagattatacacaactgTCATCAtaggccaacaactatacctactactcaacatacTATGTGGATTATCTCCATCTGCTACAATCCTAAGTCTTAAATTCCTACCTTCTGATGCAAAGTTTGCCATAAatgatcaaccaacttccaagatgaaGAATCTGTAGATTGTTGCATTTTCCCtttcttaacctttctcccattggcatgccatgtcaaattttTAACTGTTCCAGCATTACGAAACATTCTTTTAAAACGTGGAATAATGGAAAAGTACCATAAAaccttatttggaatattgctaacAACTCCATTCTTACCAATTTTCAATCTAAaagatccacatttaggacattcattaagcTCCATATATTCCTTCATAGacaaaatacaacttttaggacatgcatgaaccTTCTCGTACTCCATTCCCAATGAATacaaagtcttcttaacattgcACATAGATGTTGGCAATATATTGTCATTTGGCAATATCTCTGATAACAATTTCAATATTACATCAAAACTCTTATcaaaatatccatatcttacttttaagttgtacaatttaaGCAAAATCGATAACTTGATAAATTTGGCACAACCTGGGTACAAAGGTTTCTTCACATATTCCAACAActtagcaaattcattaggatcattatcaaaattatcaaagaCAACACGAGTCATTTCTACATTATTGAAAGGCCATATCTTCCTCACtaccattatcattttcatcaaatgCTACATTCATATTctcaaaatgagaagatggcTCAGTACCATCATCACATggctcaccatgccaaatccatcgccgataATTGATATCGAatccattccaatatatatgacCTTTAATATCcttaatagtatggattttcatactCTCACATTTCATGCAAGGACACCATATGTAAAAGAGTTGCCTATTgtgttttcattttattcttttttcattttaattaattttgtcattattCAACTGCATATAAATactgaatatattaattagaaatatgaaacaaaattattaagttgttcctttaatttgtttatatttcaatgatagcttactttcttttaaaattagcatggctttaaattttttttttttaatttcaaaacaataggcgacgcttttaccTCTGAAAGACGCTTTTACCTCTAAAAGCGTCACCTattgtgtttaaattttttttttggcactttaattaattttttcattgttcatctatatataaatactgaatatattaattagatatatgaagcaaaattattaagctgttcgtttaatttgtttgtgtttcaatgatagtttacttgcttttaaaattagcatggtatttaatttttatttaattttattttttaatttcaacacAATAGGTGACGCTATTACTGCTAAAAGCTTCGCCTAttgtgttataatttttttttttggcattgttCAATGATAGCTTACAAAATATACTGCATGTTTGTACTTAATAATTGTCTAATGATAAATATActaatgtaataaatataatgttaGCCAATTTAATAAGTATTGGAGTAAATTTCCTTTAGTTTTTGGTTTAGCTACATCATGGATCCTagagtaaaatttaaaattttaaaaatattattaaattgagcATATAATAATGAAATGATTTATCTAACTATGAAGAATATGTGTTTATAATACAGCTCTAAATGTGGCACCACTATGGCTTCTTCGCAATAATTTGAACCTCAATGAATTTCCTCCAACGGCAAAGGTATGCTTCCTTTACGAGCTTCTGTCAACAAGAGAAAATCGACTACTTGTTCTTCTGTATAATTACAATATCACCTTGATACTTCTTCTCTAGATGTGGATGAtgatgatacttccaatgtttTAGCTTGGTGGAAAGCACAACAAAATAAGTTCCATATGCTTTTCAATATGGCTCATGATTTATTGTCTATACCTATTTCTCCTGTTGAATCAGAATCGACATTAATTGCTAGTGGACGTGAGGTGAATGAATATCGAAGTAGATTAACTCCAACAATGCTACAAGCTCTTATGTTTACCCTTGATTGGAATTGAACAATGAAGAACTCAAGATCTCAAAGCAAAAGACGAATTACTAGCAGATATGGAGGCCATGAGACTAGAAGCCTATActatttgataaattgtatgattaatttttttcttttcatattgtaatttaagttaatatataaatttctaatttaaattaatatataaattgctAACTAATAGAAcagtttatttaaatttatatttgaaagataaaacttgtaaatttttttttattagaaataaaatttatgatgtATTTCAAATACATAAAGTCATTGAAATCtttcattttgtaattttcaatttattaaatatgtttattttttagcatgcttattatttaattttatatgataagCTTAGATGGAAAAATActtattatatgttaatttgtatttgtttaatatttattttattttatatttcttaaatatcataagataaattatatttttatttttttaataaaagattttaaagcaaaaaaaaaaaaaaatcaataattttgaattaaacttTGGGCTCCGAATTTGGGTCTAAACCTTAAACTTAAAGCCCGAATCTGATGGTCGAGTTTGAAGCCTAACTCAATACCCATAGAGCTGAGTATCGGATCTTAAGCTTCGAACATTGGCTTGATCTAGCCAGATCAAAATTATCTCTCCAACTTAAAGAACAGCCCAGCCCAAACTACTTTAAATCCAAATGTTTAGGCTTGGCCCGAGCTGGGCAGTTGGAATTTACATCACTAGttgtgggaattttttttttttttttggtgtgtgtggcaaataagtaattttatttcaaaaaaccaTATTAGAAACTCAGTTTGAATCAAgcaaaagaagagaaagaaaagcttGAGGTAAAAGTAGTAACTAATGTCCAAGAACTAGCTCCTACCTTCCAATAATCttgttcatttaaaaaaaagaaaacgaatATCCTCAACCAAAGTGGATAGGGTCCAAGAAATGAAAAAGCTTATAAGCTTCTTCGAGTTGCCTTCTAAAATAATTTGCTTCCATCCTATTGCCATTGCCCAAATACATGCATAAAATAAAGTCAAATATCTAGCCCTAAGACTGGAATCACAAGACGTTACTTTATGCATATATTGAATCAAAACTCCCAAAGAGTCTCTGGCCACACTACCCAATCTTGCCTCCTTTGTATCACTATGGAAACAtccatcattattaattataattatacctTCCTGAGGCACCTGCCATTGAGTCCGCACCTCCATTCTTACTATCTTGCCTCCGATTATTAACACGGTTAACTCaatctttatctttatttttatactcCCACCACTGACCACAAGAAGCATTAATAACATGCACTGTCTCTGGTAGAATTCTTTCATAAACCAGCTTATTCCTGTTTTTAAAGATTTCCCAACTTATACGCAGCTAAGACTATACTCGCTCCATTTGAATTACAACTTTGATCAAGTTCCTTTAAACAAGAAAACCACCCCAACACAGAATTACCATCATAACCATCAAAACTCCAATTCAAACTACTCCCAAACCAAATAGCTTTAGTCCAACTACACTGCCACAGAAGGTGGAAAACTGTTTCCTAAGCAGCTTTACACAAGCATCATCCACCGTTATATTTCTAGCCTTAAGCATAGATTTAACAGGCAATGCTTCATTTACTACACTCCATATGAAGTTGCGAACTTTCTGATGAGTATTCAACCTCCACAATGTGTTCCAAATCAATTTAGACTTACCTGGATCATCTATAACTCCAGCAGCCACAACATTCTTGAGCTCCATTAACTTGTGATAACAAGACCTCATAGTAAACTTGCCATCTCGATTCCATGGCCAAACCAAACGATCTTTGGCTGAACTACACTAACCGGAGTCTAAAAAATTGTATTGACAATGTTTGGGGGAAATAATTCTCGTAAAACCCGATTATTCCCATTCCTGCTTTATAAAATCAATTAGATCCTCAACCCATTCCATCTTGGGTCCTGAAAATAAGAAATATCACaatagattattttaaatttacctttttataaaatccacatatttagtTTACTAggaatttttaaaatgacaTTTATAGTAGGGGAAACAAATTTTCCACCTATTTTCTCAAAAATTGGAAATATAATTCTTTGGGCTAATACTTTTCCATTACAATAGATTCTTACTAACTTAACCGATTACTAAATGATACCTTAAGGAAGGTCAATCGAGTTTCCTGGTAGAGAATTtgaagtttttatatttttatattttttatatatttatttttttcaactaaCAGCTTTGTGTTCGGATATGGGATATACCAACCCCCTATGGGTATAGCCATGTACACCGGAACCCCAACCCGCAGAATTTTTACCATTCCTAAATTTTTAGTCACTGTATTCATTGAGTAGTCATTTCTCCTATTTTGAAAGAACTATGGTCAATCTTCATTAGAGCTTCCTGAAAGTTGTCATATGACAAGTTTCCCCATTCTTTGCAGACTGCTGAAGTTCGTCTTAGTGGCTATGCATTTCATATTGTCAGGCTTAAAGATATAAGTTCCACATTCAAGATGCTATTTGAGCTACATACACATGGTTTACAGTAATGCCAAAAACAccaaattatttaccaaatggTATATGACAAataatgtgaaaatttttaattggcCTGTTATTGATCTCACCTAATAATTCACTTAACCATATCtagtttatatgaattttttgacCGCTAAATATAGATCTATCAACTGCcatattatttgtaaatatttctGTGCCCCTAGTGCTCCTGTAAGGTTTATGCATATGGCTTTGCTGCAGTTGATACTACTACTAATTCTACTGATGCCATCAACACCATGTTCTTTCACTTATTTCATTAACATTCACTATTAGTAAGACAACCAAACTGCTTTGAAGCAATATATctgaaaatacataattttgcAAGGAAGTAGGATTCTTATAACAACTTGCAACATGCATTTCTCATTTTTGTGTAAAAAATTCCGTTCATGTTTTACACCATGCTCAATACTAAAGAAGccaaatatataacaaattaaataatttggcaGCATTTTCATTCAGATATTTGAACTTTATCAATCCCATTTCTAGTGGGAGGCAACTCAAAGTCAGTAATTTATAATGTAAAACGATTCAAATCTTCACATTCCACCAAGGGATGAAGCATGGTTTGcatcaaaaatcaattttcaagtAAATTGGGAACACTCATCATTACTGTAACCCAACATCAGTCAAATAAACTGTTGATTAACTGAAAAAATGTATTCAAAAAGCTTCCTAATTGCTTAACTTAGATATCAGTTTATAAAAATAAGGCAATGAAACAGCATAATGACGCAcaggaaaaaagaaactaaCTCTTGTATTTATCAAACTTTTCATGAAGGAGACACCTCAAAACAGTTTCTGTGAGGTTTTCTTCCCAAAGATAGCTTCCCAAACCAACGGCGAAACAGCGACTTTCTTGTTCAGAAAATCTTTAACAGCCTTATCATTCAAAACAAAACCCTTCTGCATCAACTTCCCAATTACATTTTGAGCTTCTTCCACACCCTTTTCTCTACACAACCCATCAATCAAACCCACAAAAGTTGACACATTCGGCGAATGCCCGTCTTCCAACATTTCCATACAAAATTCCACAGCATCCTCTAAGTTTTTGCAACTATATAAACCTTGAATCAGAACAGAGTAACTGAAGGCATTTGGATTAATCCCATTGTTCTTCATCTTCCTGAAAATCCTTTTGGCATTATCAAGCTTCTGGGCTTTGCAAAACCCTTCCACAACAGCAGTATATATAACAACTTCAGGAATAGTACCCTTTTCCCGCATCAAACCGAAAAGCTTCATCGCTTCCTGAACAAGCCCATCTTTGCAAAGCCCATCAAGCATCGCCACAGCATTGGGAATTAA
This genomic interval carries:
- the LOC107427129 gene encoding pentatricopeptide repeat-containing protein At4g38150; this translates as MPSFQTRISKLIFNGISNPLSYSSQSSIHTTIKAPSFNLLKELRRFSSANDGEGGEMKNQNSPQQPLEPVPHRPLRGGKPFDHHRTRTPQFPEKNSAAREKIRDDPSDANSFLEKFKLGADKFSDNKRENPDQQVSEPPPPQLQQPPEDADEIFKKMKKTGLIPNAVAMLDGLCKDGLVQEAMKLFGLMREKGTIPEVVIYTAVVEGFCKAQKLDNAKRIFRKMKNNGINPNAFSYSVLIQGLYSCKNLEDAVEFCMEMLEDGHSPNVSTFVGLIDGLCREKGVEEAQNVIGKLMQKGFVLNDKAVKDFLNKKVAVSPLVWEAIFGKKTSQKLF